From a region of the Corvus moneduloides isolate bCorMon1 chromosome 27, bCorMon1.pri, whole genome shotgun sequence genome:
- the AP3M2 gene encoding AP-3 complex subunit mu-2 gives MIHSLFLINASGDIFLEKHWKSVVSRSVCDYFFEAQERASEAENVPPVIPTPHHYLLSVYRHKIFFVAVIQSEVPPLFVIEFLHRVVDTFQDYFGVCSEVIIKDNVVVVYEVLEEMLDNGFPLATESNILKELIKPPTILRTVVNTITGSTNVGDQLPTGQLSVVPWRRTGVKYTNNEAYFDVIEEIDAIIDKSGSTITAEIQGVIDACVKLTGMPDLTLSFMNPRLLDDVSFHPCVRFKRWESERILSFIPPDGNFRLLSYHVSAQNLVAIPVYVKHNISFRDSSSLGRFEITVGPKQTMGKTVEGVMVTSQMPKSVLNMTLTPSQGTHVFDPVTKLLSWDVGKINPQKLPSLKGSVSLQAGTSKPDENPTINLQFKIQQLAISGLKVNRLDMYGEKYKPFKGIKYMTKAGKFQVRT, from the exons ATGATCCACAGTCTGTTCCTGATCAACGCCTCGGGAGACATCTTCCTGGAGAAGCACTGGAAGAGCGTCGTCAGCCGCTCCGTCTGTGACTACTTCTTTGAGGCGCAGGAGCGGGCCTCGGAGGCGGAGAACGTGCCGCCCGTGATCCCCACACCGCACCACTACCTCCTTAGCGTCTACCGCCACAAGATCTTCTTCGTGGCCGTCATCCAAAGCGAGGTGCCGCCGCTCTTCGTCATCGAGTTCCTGCACCGCGTCGTGGACACGTTCCAG GATTATTTTGGTGTCTGTTCAGAGGTAATAATCAAGGACAATGTTGTGGTGGTTTATGAGGTGCTGGAGGAGATGCTGGACAATGGCTTTCCATTGGCAACAGAGTCTAATATTCTTAAGGAACTGATAAAACCTCCTACTATTCTGCGAACAGTCGTCAACACCATCACAG gAAGCACTAATGTGGGTGACCAGCTTCCCACTGGACAGCTCTCAGTGGTGCCTTGGAGACGTACTGGTGTAAAATATACCAACAATGAGGCCTATTTTGATGTGATTGAGGAGATAGATGCAATCATTGACAAATCGG GTTCCACGATCACTGCTGAAATTCAAGGGGTGATTGATGCTTGTGTCAAGCTGACTGGGATGCCAGACCTTACCCTCTCCTTTATG aacCCTCGGTTATTGGATGATGTCAGCTTTCACCCATGTGTGCGTTTTAAGCGCTGGGAGTCAGAGAGAATACTCTCCTTCATTCCACCTGATGGAAATTTCCGCTTGCTGTCCTACCACGTCAGTGCTCAGAA TCTTGTGGCAATTCCTGTCTATGTTAAGCACAACATCAGTTTCCGTGACAGCAGCTCACTGGGACGGTTTGAGATCACGGTGGGGCCGAAGCAGACTATGGGGAAGACTGTAGAGGGAGTGATGGTCACTAGCCAGATGCCAAAAAGTGTCTTAAATATGACCCTTacaccctcccagggaacacaTGTCTTCGATCCAGTTACAAAG TTACTGTCATGGGATGTTGGGAAAATAAACCCCCAGAAACTGCCAAGCCTGAAGGGGAGTGTGAGCCTGCAAGCTGGGACATCGAAACCAGATGAAAACCCCACCATTAACCTGCAGTTTAAAATTCAGCAGCTGGCTATATCTG GACTGAAGGTGAATCGCCTGGACATGTATGGGGAGAAGTACAAGCCATTCAAGGGGATAAAATACATGACTAAGGCTGGCAAGTTCCAAGTCCGAACCTAG